A genomic window from Candidatus Binatia bacterium includes:
- the prfA gene encoding peptide chain release factor 1 — MLDKLEDVERRYHELEAMLADPDVIGNRGEFTRLSRELSTLSAVVECFQRWKQLGSEVEDLTGLVGDDDADMREMAQAELPELREQLAAAEAELKILLLPKDPNDERSVIVEIRAGTGGDEAALFAADLFRMYTRYAEGRGWRTDILDSHPTGIGGFKEIVCSIDGAGAFSRLKFEGGVHRVQRVPQTEASGRIHTSAVTVAVLPEADEVDIAVDENDLRIDVFRSSGPGGQSVNTTDSAVRITHEPTGLVVTCQDEKSQHKNKAKALKVLRARLLERAEEEQRSSQDADRRSMIGSGDRSERIRTYNFPQSRITDHRINLTTHALEKVLEGELDVLLDPLVTETQAEALKAAD, encoded by the coding sequence ATGCTCGACAAGCTCGAGGACGTCGAAAGGCGCTATCACGAGCTGGAGGCGATGCTCGCCGATCCGGACGTGATCGGCAATCGAGGTGAGTTCACTCGCCTGAGTCGCGAGTTATCCACTCTCTCGGCCGTCGTCGAGTGCTTCCAGCGTTGGAAGCAGCTCGGCAGTGAGGTCGAAGACCTCACCGGACTCGTGGGCGACGACGATGCCGACATGCGCGAGATGGCGCAGGCGGAACTGCCCGAGCTTCGCGAGCAGCTCGCCGCCGCCGAAGCCGAGCTGAAGATCCTGCTCCTGCCGAAGGATCCGAACGACGAGCGCAGCGTGATCGTCGAGATTCGCGCGGGGACCGGTGGTGACGAGGCCGCGCTCTTCGCAGCCGACCTCTTCCGGATGTACACGCGCTATGCGGAAGGGCGGGGTTGGCGCACGGACATCCTCGATTCCCACCCCACGGGTATCGGCGGCTTTAAGGAGATCGTCTGCTCGATCGACGGCGCCGGCGCGTTCAGTCGGCTCAAGTTCGAAGGCGGGGTACACCGCGTTCAGAGGGTACCGCAGACCGAGGCATCGGGGCGCATTCACACGTCCGCGGTGACCGTGGCCGTCCTGCCGGAGGCCGACGAGGTCGACATCGCCGTCGACGAGAACGATCTGCGCATCGACGTCTTCCGTTCGTCGGGGCCGGGCGGGCAGAGCGTCAACACCACAGACTCGGCTGTGCGCATCACCCACGAGCCGACTGGCCTCGTCGTGACGTGCCAGGACGAGAAGTCGCAGCACAAGAATAAGGCGAAGGCGCTCAAGGTCCTTCGCGCTCGCCTTCTCGAGCGCGCCGAGGAAGAGCAGCGCTCATCGCAGGATGCCGATCGTCGCTCGATGATCGGTTCGGGCGACCGCTCGGAGCGGATCCGCACGTACAATTTCCCGCAGAGCCGGATCACCGACCACCGCATCAACCTGACGACGCATGCGCTCGAGAAGGTCCTGGAAGGCGAGCTCGATGTTCTCCTCGACCCGCTGGTCACCGAAACCCAGGCCGAGGCGCTGAAGGCGGCGGATTGA
- the rpmE gene encoding 50S ribosomal protein L31, whose protein sequence is MKEGIHPNYEAAKIVCSCGHVLETRSTVAEVHVEICSSCHPFYTGKQKLLDVAGRVERFNRRYGSKPKKGIAAEAAAEEEAAAAAAAAAAATDTPAEPAS, encoded by the coding sequence ATGAAGGAAGGGATCCACCCGAACTACGAGGCCGCGAAGATCGTCTGCAGCTGTGGGCACGTTCTCGAAACGCGCTCCACCGTCGCTGAGGTCCACGTGGAAATCTGCTCCTCCTGCCACCCGTTCTATACCGGCAAGCAGAAGCTCCTCGACGTCGCGGGCCGGGTCGAGCGCTTCAACCGGCGCTACGGCAGCAAGCCCAAGAAGGGGATCGCCGCCGAAGCCGCTGCCGAAGAAGAGGCTGCTGCCGCTGCCGCTGCTGCCGCCGCGGCCACCGACACGCCGGCCGAGCCGGCCAGCTGA
- the glpK gene encoding glycerol kinase GlpK, protein MPHVLTIDQGTTGSTALVIDARGAVVARAYSEFTQHFPKPGWVEHDAEEIWDVSLKVMRAALRKAKVKPADVAAIGITNQRETTVIWDRKTGKPIHKAIVWQDRRTARRCDELREQGATELVRERTGLVVDSYFSGTKVEWILDKVRGARARANAGRLAFGTIDSWLVWKLSGGAVHATDYTNASRTLLFDIHRRTWDDDLRKLLRVPSAVLPEVKPSSGEFCRTVPGLFGNAEIPVTGIAGDQQAALFGQLCVRPGMVKNTYGTGCFVLMPVGDKPVMSSSGLVTTLGCGPAGEPLYVLEGSIFVAGAAIQWLRDGLGLLKNASDSEKIAQTVAGNDGVYLVPAFVGLGAPYWDADARGALVGLTRGNTKAHIVRAALEGIAYQSRDVIEAMVDDLRSATKNPKAALGELRVDGGAASNDFLMQFQADQLGVAVNRPKVVETTALGAAYLAGLGVGLWTPANLEKRRARDKIFRPKAKAGERDRLYEGWKAAVRQARRR, encoded by the coding sequence ATGCCACACGTCCTCACGATCGATCAGGGAACCACGGGAAGCACGGCGCTGGTGATCGATGCCCGCGGCGCCGTCGTCGCGCGCGCCTACAGCGAGTTCACCCAACACTTTCCGAAGCCGGGGTGGGTCGAACACGACGCCGAAGAGATCTGGGACGTCTCGCTGAAGGTGATGCGGGCCGCGTTGCGGAAGGCGAAGGTGAAGCCGGCCGACGTCGCCGCCATCGGCATAACGAACCAGCGTGAGACGACCGTGATTTGGGATCGGAAGACCGGCAAGCCGATCCACAAGGCCATCGTATGGCAAGACCGGCGCACCGCGCGTCGTTGCGACGAGCTGCGCGAACAGGGGGCGACTGAGCTCGTCCGCGAGCGGACCGGGCTCGTGGTCGACTCCTACTTCTCAGGTACGAAGGTCGAGTGGATCCTCGACAAGGTGCGCGGCGCACGTGCGCGCGCCAACGCCGGTCGGCTTGCGTTCGGCACGATCGACAGTTGGCTCGTGTGGAAGCTCTCGGGCGGGGCGGTGCACGCGACCGACTACACCAATGCGTCCCGCACGCTCCTCTTCGACATCCACCGCCGCACTTGGGACGACGACCTGAGGAAGCTTCTCCGCGTACCGTCGGCCGTGTTGCCGGAAGTGAAACCGTCCTCCGGGGAGTTCTGCCGCACGGTACCGGGGCTCTTCGGTAACGCCGAGATTCCGGTAACGGGGATCGCCGGCGATCAGCAGGCCGCTTTGTTCGGTCAGCTCTGCGTTCGTCCCGGCATGGTGAAGAACACCTACGGCACCGGTTGCTTCGTTTTGATGCCGGTCGGGGACAAGCCGGTGATGTCGTCGAGTGGGCTCGTGACGACGCTTGGCTGCGGGCCGGCGGGCGAGCCCCTCTACGTTCTCGAGGGGTCCATCTTCGTGGCCGGGGCAGCGATCCAGTGGCTTCGCGACGGGCTCGGTCTTCTCAAGAACGCATCGGACAGCGAGAAGATCGCGCAGACGGTCGCGGGGAACGACGGCGTCTATCTGGTTCCGGCCTTCGTGGGGCTGGGAGCGCCGTACTGGGACGCGGACGCGCGCGGCGCGCTCGTCGGTCTCACGCGGGGCAACACGAAGGCTCACATCGTTCGCGCCGCGTTGGAGGGGATTGCCTACCAGAGCCGGGACGTGATCGAGGCGATGGTCGACGACCTCCGGAGCGCCACCAAGAACCCCAAGGCCGCCCTCGGCGAGCTCCGGGTAGACGGCGGAGCCGCCTCGAACGACTTCCTGATGCAGTTCCAGGCCGATCAGCTCGGTGTCGCGGTGAATCGTCCCAAGGTCGTGGAGACGACGGCCCTCGGCGCCGCCTATCTGGCGGGTTTGGGCGTCGGCCTCTGGACTCCGGCCAACCTGGAAAAACGCCGCGCGCGCGACAAGATTTTCCGTCCGAAGGCCAAGGCGGGCGAGCGGGACCGGCTCTACGAGGGCTGGAAGGCGGCCGTGCGGCAGGCCCGCCGCCGCTAG